The following DNA comes from Thermanaerothrix sp..
AGATGTGTATAAGAGACAGATGGAACCATGGGAGATAAGGAAATTGGAACCGATTCGGTGCGGCTCTTTGTTGCCCTGTATACGGGTATCCCATACACACCAAAAGAAGAAAGTACCGGTATCCTGGATACGGCGATAAAGGTGCTCCGGGACTTAGGTAAGCTTACGGATGAACAAATAGCCCAGCTGCAACCCCGCCTGGTGGTTACCCAGGATCAGAACATTGTCTCGCCCGCTTCTGCGAGCGATTCAAAGGTTCCTGAAACTAAAACGTCCGATTCAGAAAAAACGGTAACAGCCCCAAAAACGTCTGCAGTAGCCACCACTGCTAACCAAACTCAACCAGTCGCGGCTACCAAAGGAACGGTTTCGGAGGGGCAAAACGCATCTTCTACTGTATCATCGAATTCCCAGACTCAGCGGACCTCCCCTGTTACCGATGCAACCCATACGCCCCTTCCCCAGACAAGCTCAGAAAATCTTATTCGGGGAAAAACTACCTTTGCAGAGGTTTTAGCCTGGGGAGTTTCAAAAGCTCAAATAGAACAGGTGTTGGGTAAACCGATGCCGCCCGAACAGACGGTTATTCGGGATTGGTGCCTTGCGGAAGGACTGGAATTCAGTACTGTCCGGGATGCTTTGCAAAAATTAAAACCCTAGGGAAGGAAAGACCAGGTTTTATCTTTAAAATAACTTACATTACTCCCATGTAACCCCAGGGCGTTGGTGCCGCTGGGGATTTTTTTTAATAGGACGATTCTTTGAAGAAAGGCCCCCGTTAAAGTGAAAGAGTTCTCCTTGTGTCTTGTTCCGCCGCTGGGGTGTTTAGCTGGGTTGTTTGTATAGAAAAATATAAAAAACCTGTGATACAGTTACACCACGTATTTCCTAATTTTGTGGAGGACCTATCATGAAATCAGAGAAGGAACCTATTTTAGACAAGAAAATGGCGATTCTGTTTATAGTTCTTTTCGGCGTGATAAGCCTTTTTGCGGATATGAACTATGAGGGTGGCCGCAGTGTGGTGGGCCAGTATCTTAAACTCCTGGGAACCAGCGCCTTTGCCCTGGGGCTTGCGGCGGGCCTTGGAGAATTTGTGGGATATGCCCTCCGTTTTGTTTCTGGCTCTATCGCTGATAAAACAAGGAAATACTGGCTTTTAATCATCCTTGGGTATACCATCGGCCTTACCTCGCTTCCCATGATGGCCTTTTTTAGTGGTTGGCAACTGGCCGTTATTTTTCTTTTCTTAGAACGGGTGGGAAAGGCCATTCGTAAGCCCGCGGTGGACGCGGTGCTTTCCTTTGCCTCTAAACAGACCGGCAGTGGTTTTGGGTTTGGACTCCACGAAGCCATGGACCAATTAGGGGCTTTCCTGGGGCCAGCCCTTTTTTCTCTTCTTTTGTTTACCACAAAAAACGGGGAGTCCCTGGCAGGCTACCGGAAAGGACTGCTATTGCTGTTTATCCCGGCGGGTATTGCGGTAGGAACCGCCAT
Coding sequences within:
- a CDS encoding MFS transporter, whose translation is MKSEKEPILDKKMAILFIVLFGVISLFADMNYEGGRSVVGQYLKLLGTSAFALGLAAGLGEFVGYALRFVSGSIADKTRKYWLLIILGYTIGLTSLPMMAFFSGWQLAVIFLFLERVGKAIRKPAVDAVLSFASKQTGSGFGFGLHEAMDQLGAFLGPALFSLLLFTTKNGESLAGYRKGLLLLFIPAGIAVGTAIVARFLFPHPQKFELKTVRPVLGTSGYSREYWIIVAAAALLAMGITDFPLIGLHLKKTNGFVEEAIPLLYAGAMAVDAAAAIVFGFLYDRFGLKALLGLFVAEVFTAPLIFMGNIPLILAGMVLWGISVGT